Proteins from a genomic interval of Rubinisphaera italica:
- a CDS encoding ArnT family glycosyltransferase, whose translation MTAESSTPHSRWGHLFGSNWSGGVVIGLLAGLIVILTIDPGGSYPRLAEGPGITIDESFNVQQGILLVEVFRQYGLFMFDPTNAQDIYGDPAKIPYLPDHPPLGRWILGITHHLWWNMFPPTDPGSIDVTAAARVGSACLFALTVFLVGATAGTWFGPSAGWIAALALLLMPRVFAHAHLASLESSVNLFVTLAVLCTANSWSKYFHANPKGITEENLRKWTWKIGLIPGLYLGLAMLTKIQGFLIIPCIIGWALWYGRRRSIPSLLSWGIMANLVFFLGWPWLWLDPLGNLSKFLGSATERVHLNVWYLGQVFQDTEVPWHYPWVIFLVTVPVGFHLLGGAGLIQFLRERGADARLALVLICLTFPLLLFSTSTAVYDGSRLFLMAYPLWAVFIGRGGQLVWQWMRDRFSFQRAAIIAALLLILQTIGIISTHPNQLSYYNLLAGGTANARYLGFEATYWQDSLTRSFWEDCAEKIPDGATIHVMPVLHQFQLDDLRKQTPIIRKKQWTLKPWSADETETNPEYLIVFSRYSDIPAEFRDHSREAIISIDVGGLGFSKGSRIAALYLVNSR comes from the coding sequence ATGACGGCAGAATCTTCAACACCTCATTCTCGCTGGGGCCACCTGTTTGGTTCGAACTGGTCGGGAGGCGTCGTTATCGGATTACTGGCCGGATTGATTGTCATCCTGACCATCGATCCCGGGGGAAGTTATCCTCGATTAGCCGAGGGCCCGGGGATTACGATTGATGAATCGTTCAATGTCCAGCAAGGGATTCTGCTAGTTGAAGTCTTTCGTCAGTACGGGCTGTTCATGTTCGATCCGACGAATGCTCAGGACATCTACGGCGATCCCGCAAAAATTCCGTATCTGCCCGATCATCCGCCTCTCGGTCGCTGGATTCTCGGAATCACACATCACCTATGGTGGAATATGTTTCCTCCCACAGATCCCGGCTCCATTGATGTCACTGCTGCTGCCAGGGTCGGTTCTGCGTGTCTGTTTGCGCTCACCGTCTTTCTCGTCGGAGCAACTGCGGGAACATGGTTTGGGCCATCTGCAGGATGGATTGCTGCGCTCGCATTGCTACTGATGCCTCGGGTCTTCGCACATGCGCATTTGGCTTCGCTGGAATCGAGTGTGAATCTGTTTGTGACACTCGCCGTCTTATGCACCGCGAATAGCTGGTCGAAATATTTTCATGCGAACCCGAAAGGCATTACCGAGGAGAATCTACGCAAGTGGACCTGGAAAATCGGTTTAATTCCGGGGCTCTATCTCGGGCTAGCGATGCTGACCAAGATTCAGGGCTTTCTCATCATTCCCTGCATCATAGGCTGGGCACTCTGGTATGGACGTAGACGGTCAATTCCATCACTGTTGAGTTGGGGAATCATGGCAAATCTCGTCTTCTTTCTCGGCTGGCCCTGGCTATGGCTCGATCCTCTGGGCAACCTCAGCAAATTTCTCGGCAGCGCCACCGAACGAGTGCATCTGAATGTCTGGTATCTGGGGCAGGTTTTTCAGGATACCGAAGTCCCCTGGCATTATCCCTGGGTCATCTTTCTGGTGACTGTGCCAGTCGGATTTCATCTGCTGGGAGGTGCGGGGCTCATTCAATTTCTCCGCGAACGAGGTGCCGATGCACGATTGGCACTGGTTCTGATCTGCCTGACCTTTCCATTACTGCTTTTTTCAACCTCAACAGCCGTGTATGATGGCAGTCGCTTATTTCTGATGGCTTATCCTCTGTGGGCCGTTTTCATTGGACGTGGCGGCCAACTCGTCTGGCAGTGGATGCGAGATCGATTTTCATTTCAACGAGCAGCCATCATTGCCGCACTACTTTTGATATTACAGACTATCGGGATCATCAGCACACACCCCAATCAATTGAGTTACTACAACCTGCTGGCTGGTGGCACTGCCAATGCCAGATATCTTGGCTTTGAAGCGACCTATTGGCAGGACAGTCTCACACGCTCGTTTTGGGAAGACTGTGCAGAAAAAATCCCTGACGGAGCAACCATTCATGTGATGCCCGTCCTGCATCAGTTCCAATTGGATGATCTCAGAAAACAGACACCAATCATCCGCAAAAAACAATGGACTTTAAAACCGTGGTCAGCAGACGAAACCGAAACCAATCCCGAATACCTCATCGTCTTTTCCCGCTATTCAGATATTCCCGCAGAATTTCGAGATCACTCTCGGGAAGCCATTATTTCAATTGACGTCGGAGGATTGGGATTCTCCAAAGGCTCCCGTATCGCGGCTCTGTATTTAGTTAATAGTCGTTAG
- the csrA gene encoding carbon storage regulator CsrA, which produces MLVLSRKQDEKIIIGDNISLMVISIQGDKVRLGIEAPKNVSIHRQEVYEAIKRKECETEEESTTDV; this is translated from the coding sequence ATGCTGGTACTCAGTAGAAAACAGGACGAGAAAATTATCATCGGTGACAATATCTCTCTGATGGTGATCTCCATTCAGGGCGACAAAGTCCGACTTGGCATCGAAGCTCCTAAAAATGTGAGCATTCATCGCCAGGAAGTTTACGAAGCGATCAAACGTAAAGAGTGTGAGACCGAAGAGGAATCGACGACAGACGTATAA
- the hpnH gene encoding adenosyl-hopene transferase HpnH: protein MGVPVSQMWTVSRYVITQRLLGRKRYPLVLMLEPLFRCNLACAGCGKIQQPVDVLRKELTPEQCFAAVDECGAPIVSIPGGEPLLHSRIDEIVKGLIERKKYIYLCTNGLLLDKHLHKFKPSPFLSFSVHIDGVGDVHDQAVCRKGVYETAIQGIKAALKAGFRVTTNSTFFRNADPAHVQEMFDELTELGVEGMMVSPGYEYEKAPDQNNFLPREQTISLFQQVFSKAGKAWRFNQSPLFLEFLKGRWELECTPWGNPTYNLFGWQKPCYLVDEGHVSSFQELMDLTEWSKYGRASGNPKCTNCMVHSGYEATAVQQTFTTWKGFWKTAKLTLMGTKSTSAPFPKPVASTKISGQPASFPHAQSDLVPLQVPENITESS, encoded by the coding sequence ATGGGTGTTCCAGTTTCCCAGATGTGGACGGTTTCCCGCTATGTGATCACGCAACGATTGCTTGGTCGCAAGCGGTATCCACTGGTGTTGATGCTCGAACCTTTGTTTCGCTGCAATCTCGCCTGTGCCGGTTGTGGCAAAATTCAGCAGCCGGTCGATGTCCTGCGTAAAGAACTGACGCCCGAACAATGTTTTGCAGCCGTAGACGAATGCGGGGCTCCCATCGTTTCCATCCCCGGCGGCGAACCGCTGCTGCATTCTCGTATCGATGAAATTGTTAAGGGACTGATCGAGCGAAAAAAGTACATCTACCTCTGCACGAACGGATTGCTGCTCGATAAGCATCTGCACAAATTCAAGCCGAGTCCTTTTCTCTCATTTTCTGTGCATATCGATGGGGTTGGCGATGTTCACGATCAGGCGGTCTGCCGAAAAGGAGTTTATGAGACGGCTATTCAGGGAATTAAAGCCGCTCTCAAAGCTGGCTTTCGCGTCACGACAAACAGCACCTTCTTTCGCAATGCCGATCCTGCTCATGTTCAGGAGATGTTCGACGAACTGACTGAACTCGGCGTCGAAGGAATGATGGTTTCCCCCGGCTACGAATACGAGAAAGCTCCTGACCAGAACAACTTCCTGCCCCGCGAACAAACGATCTCTCTCTTTCAGCAGGTCTTTTCCAAAGCAGGCAAAGCATGGCGGTTCAATCAAAGCCCGCTCTTTCTCGAATTCCTGAAAGGCCGCTGGGAGCTCGAATGCACGCCTTGGGGAAATCCTACTTACAACCTGTTCGGCTGGCAGAAACCCTGCTACCTGGTCGACGAAGGTCACGTCAGCAGTTTCCAGGAATTGATGGACCTGACCGAGTGGTCAAAGTACGGACGTGCCAGCGGCAACCCCAAATGCACCAACTGCATGGTCCACTCGGGATACGAAGCGACAGCCGTTCAGCAGACATTTACCACGTGGAAAGGATTCTGGAAAACCGCAAAATTGACACTTATGGGTACAAAATCCACGTCTGCTCCATTCCCTAAGCCAGTAGCATCCACCAAAATCTCAGGCCAACCTGCCTCTTTTCCACACGCACAATCGGATCTCGTCCCGCTGCAAGTCCCCGAAAACATAACGGAATCATCATAA
- a CDS encoding GTP-binding protein, translating into MAKSIRYIMVGGFLGAGKTTTLARLAGMYREQGLNVGIVTNDQADDLVDTGLLRSLGFNVEEVAGACFCCSFNELMDQMQNLSADKRPDVILAEPVGSCTDLVATVIQPLKHLFEREFEIAPYAVILKPSHGKKILSATSTTGFSPKAEYILKKQLEEADLILINRCDELSTAEADELEQLLAKNFPGTPVLRGSATEGTGFEAISEFLDQQGEFGRKILDIDYDVYAEGEAELGWLNCSVRLNAENEFDLDRFLVDIVEGIRQELLSNGAEPAHLKTIGLWEGFFGVANLISSDTDVRLSLPSHQKAKVADIVVNARVACDPELLEQIVKKVLDHQASQINADLEYRQLQSFRPGRPEPTHRYATAKT; encoded by the coding sequence ATGGCAAAGTCAATCCGGTACATCATGGTGGGAGGTTTTCTGGGAGCCGGTAAAACGACAACCCTGGCTCGGCTGGCGGGCATGTATCGCGAACAAGGCTTGAATGTGGGCATTGTGACAAACGATCAAGCCGACGATCTGGTCGATACCGGTTTGCTCCGCAGTCTTGGATTTAACGTCGAAGAAGTCGCGGGAGCCTGCTTTTGCTGCAGTTTCAACGAACTGATGGATCAGATGCAGAATCTGAGTGCCGACAAACGACCGGATGTCATCCTGGCCGAACCCGTCGGCAGCTGTACGGATCTGGTTGCAACCGTCATTCAACCTCTTAAGCATCTGTTCGAGCGGGAATTTGAGATCGCTCCTTATGCCGTCATTCTGAAACCGAGCCACGGCAAGAAGATTCTTTCCGCGACCTCTACAACCGGCTTTTCGCCGAAAGCCGAGTACATCCTGAAAAAGCAGCTGGAGGAAGCTGATCTGATTCTTATCAATCGATGTGATGAATTGAGCACAGCCGAAGCCGATGAACTTGAACAGCTGCTCGCTAAGAACTTTCCGGGCACACCTGTTCTTCGCGGCTCGGCAACTGAAGGAACTGGCTTTGAAGCAATTTCCGAGTTTCTCGATCAGCAGGGTGAGTTTGGTCGAAAAATTCTGGATATCGATTACGATGTCTACGCAGAAGGCGAAGCGGAACTAGGCTGGCTCAATTGCAGCGTGAGATTGAATGCAGAAAATGAGTTCGATCTCGACAGATTTCTGGTCGACATCGTTGAGGGGATCCGTCAAGAATTGCTGTCCAACGGAGCCGAGCCTGCCCATCTGAAAACAATTGGCTTGTGGGAAGGATTCTTTGGCGTCGCGAATCTGATCAGCAGCGATACCGACGTTCGGCTTTCACTCCCTTCCCATCAAAAGGCGAAAGTGGCCGATATTGTCGTCAATGCGCGTGTCGCCTGCGACCCGGAACTGCTCGAACAGATCGTGAAAAAAGTACTCGACCATCAAGCCAGCCAAATCAATGCGGATCTGGAATATCGTCAGTTACAAAGTTTTCGACCAGGGCGACCGGAGCCGACGCATCGATATGCGACTGCAAAGACCTAA
- a CDS encoding DUF6798 domain-containing protein, protein MTQIHSIPSETDSIPDANAHSSRIPGWIVSILVLWIMLLVWSFVRTPIPAVNEPHYMTKARHFWNPQWCDRDFFLSSSNPHLFFYVTMGWLTNICSLHVATLISRCFGLLIFAIGWNKMARSLLPGVAAAHLPLAVFLLMQASVNFSGEWVIGGIESKVFSYGFGFWGIGALLNGQANRAGIFFGLSIAYHPLVGLWLVLGLLFYGLFSSRFQLAKLLPLARRALIPAICLLITSLPGLWPALMVILDDAPASIKFGGDYLQVYRRLKHHLDPMEFEWWRYAAYLVMTAILWFSYRFLSKNNQTETSGTRALRLLVGVALAAMLFAFVGVLVGLRFVEPPDMPGLTWRVKLLKFYPFRLYDLLLPAILAIVLTKVLIVFNAKSVQDIGSIKRQAYLNFSLTISLFIVAVTLPFGDRNSSRMPSQMRQDWLELCSWIQQNTPEDALIVTTRHSWAFKWFAQRAEYVCYKDCPQEAAGILEWNRRLNYKYNWSVESYTDKMIDEQDLTRLAHETQAEYFIARDRGAVTIEPVFANSSFRIFPLK, encoded by the coding sequence ATGACTCAAATTCATTCCATTCCCTCTGAAACAGACTCTATTCCTGATGCGAATGCTCATTCCTCTCGGATACCGGGATGGATTGTCAGCATTCTTGTATTATGGATAATGTTGCTCGTCTGGTCGTTTGTGCGGACTCCCATTCCTGCTGTGAATGAGCCGCATTATATGACGAAAGCCAGACACTTCTGGAATCCTCAGTGGTGTGATCGAGACTTCTTTCTGAGTTCTTCCAATCCGCATTTGTTCTTTTATGTGACGATGGGGTGGCTGACGAACATCTGCTCGCTACACGTAGCGACATTAATCAGTCGCTGCTTTGGATTGCTGATATTTGCAATTGGCTGGAACAAAATGGCTCGGTCGCTACTCCCAGGCGTTGCCGCTGCTCACCTGCCATTGGCTGTGTTTCTGCTGATGCAGGCCAGCGTCAACTTTTCCGGCGAGTGGGTCATCGGTGGCATCGAGTCGAAGGTGTTCTCGTATGGCTTTGGCTTCTGGGGAATAGGAGCTCTGCTAAACGGTCAAGCCAATCGAGCCGGAATCTTTTTCGGACTATCGATTGCCTATCACCCTCTGGTCGGATTATGGCTGGTGCTTGGATTGCTCTTTTACGGCCTTTTCTCCAGTCGATTTCAGCTCGCAAAGTTATTGCCACTGGCTCGTCGAGCACTGATCCCCGCGATTTGTTTATTGATCACAAGCCTGCCTGGATTGTGGCCTGCTTTGATGGTCATTCTGGATGATGCCCCTGCTTCAATAAAGTTTGGAGGGGATTATCTTCAAGTTTACCGTCGACTCAAGCATCATCTCGATCCTATGGAATTCGAGTGGTGGAGGTATGCCGCTTATCTGGTCATGACAGCGATCTTGTGGTTCAGTTATCGATTTCTGAGCAAGAATAATCAGACTGAAACCTCAGGAACAAGAGCCCTGCGTTTGCTCGTTGGGGTTGCGCTGGCCGCAATGCTATTTGCCTTTGTTGGTGTTTTGGTCGGATTGCGATTCGTTGAACCACCCGATATGCCTGGGCTGACCTGGCGAGTGAAACTGTTAAAGTTTTATCCGTTTCGCCTGTATGATTTACTTCTCCCAGCGATACTCGCCATTGTTCTGACGAAGGTTTTGATTGTCTTCAATGCAAAATCAGTACAGGATATCGGAAGTATAAAACGACAAGCATATTTGAATTTCTCGCTAACGATCAGCCTGTTTATCGTGGCGGTAACTCTTCCTTTTGGAGATCGCAATTCTTCGAGAATGCCCAGTCAAATGCGACAGGATTGGCTTGAGTTATGCAGCTGGATTCAACAGAACACGCCGGAAGACGCATTGATCGTCACCACTCGACATTCCTGGGCCTTCAAATGGTTTGCCCAACGAGCCGAGTATGTCTGCTATAAAGATTGCCCGCAGGAAGCTGCTGGAATTCTCGAATGGAATCGCAGGCTCAATTACAAATACAATTGGAGCGTGGAAAGTTATACCGACAAAATGATTGATGAACAGGATTTAACAAGATTGGCTCATGAGACACAGGCCGAATATTTTATTGCGAGAGACAGAGGGGCTGTTACTATTGAGCCTGTGTTTGCCAATAGTTCGTTTCGAATATTTCCATTGAAATGA
- a CDS encoding ion transporter, which produces MKRKEQYQLDFPKDPFLGGENLSPLQLKLNEIIFGVDTFAGRLFDIVLLVAIMISVMTVMLESVQDLQVRYGQIFLLIEWVLTILFTIEYLVRLGCVSKPSKYAFSFYGIVDLLSILPTFVALFLSGSKSLLVIRALRLLRVFRVLKVAHCMKEANHLWIAFRATQSKIMVFLFVVMTIILLMGSAMYLIEGPAHGFTSIPKSVYWAIVTMTTVGYGDIAPQTILGQSLAAVAMILGYGIIIVPTGVFSVEIVAASRADKHLDMPCTNCDLHQHETDAIFCKHCGEKLPRAARKFELSQQEEA; this is translated from the coding sequence ATGAAACGTAAAGAGCAGTATCAACTCGACTTCCCGAAAGATCCATTTCTGGGTGGGGAAAATCTTTCTCCACTCCAGTTGAAATTGAATGAGATTATTTTCGGTGTCGATACCTTTGCCGGTCGCCTCTTCGATATCGTACTTCTGGTCGCCATCATGATTTCCGTGATGACCGTCATGCTGGAAAGCGTGCAAGACCTGCAAGTGCGCTACGGTCAGATCTTCTTATTGATCGAGTGGGTGCTCACAATCCTGTTCACCATCGAATATCTGGTGAGGCTCGGCTGTGTTTCGAAACCGTCGAAATATGCCTTCAGCTTTTATGGGATTGTCGATTTACTCTCGATCCTGCCGACATTTGTCGCGTTATTCCTCTCCGGATCAAAATCGTTACTTGTCATTCGAGCCTTGCGATTGTTGCGGGTCTTCCGCGTGCTTAAAGTCGCCCATTGCATGAAGGAAGCCAACCATCTCTGGATTGCCTTTCGAGCAACCCAAAGCAAAATCATGGTTTTTCTATTTGTCGTGATGACAATCATTCTGCTCATGGGCTCAGCCATGTACTTGATTGAAGGGCCGGCTCATGGATTCACGAGTATTCCGAAGAGTGTTTACTGGGCAATCGTGACCATGACGACAGTTGGCTATGGAGACATTGCCCCACAAACGATTCTCGGACAATCGCTCGCAGCGGTAGCGATGATTCTCGGCTACGGCATCATCATTGTGCCGACCGGTGTCTTTTCCGTCGAAATAGTAGCAGCCAGCAGGGCCGATAAACATCTCGATATGCCCTGTACCAATTGCGATCTTCATCAGCACGAAACTGATGCCATTTTCTGCAAGCACTGTGGAGAAAAATTACCACGAGCCGCCCGGAAGTTCGAGTTGAGTCAGCAAGAAGAAGCTTAG
- the moaC gene encoding cyclic pyranopterin monophosphate synthase MoaC: MNDFTHFDETGASRMVDVSAKAVTQRLARAEGYVQMQPATLQRILEQGFGKGEVFEVARLAGIMATKRTAELIPLCHTLPLESTSVDIQAIEPDRVRIEACVSVTSKTGVEMEALTAVTVAALTIYDMCKSVDREMTISQVQLIEKQGGRSGHFLKEKTPG, translated from the coding sequence ATGAACGACTTCACACATTTCGACGAGACCGGAGCCAGTCGCATGGTCGATGTGAGTGCAAAAGCAGTGACGCAGCGTTTGGCGCGGGCGGAGGGTTATGTGCAAATGCAGCCGGCGACATTACAGCGAATCCTTGAGCAGGGATTCGGTAAGGGCGAAGTTTTTGAAGTGGCTAGACTGGCGGGGATCATGGCGACCAAAAGAACGGCTGAACTTATCCCGCTCTGTCACACATTACCACTCGAGTCCACATCAGTAGACATACAGGCAATCGAGCCGGATCGTGTTCGGATTGAAGCCTGCGTTTCAGTGACTTCCAAAACGGGCGTGGAAATGGAGGCGCTCACTGCGGTGACAGTGGCTGCGTTAACCATCTACGATATGTGCAAATCCGTCGATCGGGAAATGACGATCAGTCAGGTCCAACTGATCGAAAAACAGGGAGGTCGCAGTGGGCACTTTTTGAAAGAAAAGACTCCGGGGTGA
- the leuS gene encoding leucine--tRNA ligase, protein MPRYEPQSIEPKWQQFWAKNNTFVTPEEPREGSQDKMYVLDMFPYPSGDGLHVGHPEGYTATDILCRFSRMQGKHVLHPMGWDAFGLPAEQHAIKTGTHPRDTTYKNIDNFRRQLQMLGFSYDWSREISTTDEGYVRWTQWIFLQLFKSWYDPELEWTGPDGKTRTGKARPISELPIPTEVNSAGEDAVRKYQDEHRLAYQSDAPVNWCPGLGTVLSNEEITADGRSEREGHPVERRKLRQWMLRITSFADRLLKELDDLDWPESVKLLQRNWIGKSVGAEVDFLVKGLESSDSFEAWKSSRKESGFIRTPEENVLRVYTTRPDTLFGATYMVIAPEHPLVEALSTADQKEAVADYVRKSSLKSELDRTDLAKGKTGVFSGSYAINPVNGKEIPIWIADYVLISYGTGAIMAVPGHDERDLEFARAFDLPVIPVVQPPDEDVDPIGFTGLGTAINSGEFDGTPTAEFKKKITAALNADGLGKEAVNFRLRDWLFSRQRYWGEPFPIWHELNADGKPTGNVRAVEESELPVRLPDMDDFAPKGTPEPPLSAAPEEWLYRTLDDGTKLRRETNSMPQWAGSCWYYLRFCDPKNNEAFIDAEKEKYWLPVDVYIGGAEHAVLHLLYSRFWHKVLFDLGHLHSAEPFHKLVNQGMILGEAEFTAYRVATKSAVSDQRDEPFADDLQQKWVSSRNVEEKDDEFVEKETGAILEAVLIDEKETTKKGNDFILKSDASIVIDSRTHKMSKSRGNVINPDDIVNDYGADSLRLYEMFMGPLEQTKPWNMSGVEGVYRFLGRVWRMIVDERNDDETVLHADVQDVELNDEQTRMLHKTIKAVTEDIEKLSFNTAISRMMEFTNEFSSQQPRPKSAMIPFVQLLNPFAPHIAEELWHVLGQTDSLTYSTWPKFDESKLVESEIEIPVQINGKLRAKVKVPAEADKDTMESAAKADETIVQMLEGKQIVKTICVPGRMVNFVVKG, encoded by the coding sequence ATGCCACGTTACGAACCGCAGTCGATCGAGCCGAAATGGCAGCAATTCTGGGCAAAAAATAATACGTTTGTCACTCCAGAAGAACCTCGTGAAGGCTCTCAGGACAAAATGTACGTCCTCGATATGTTTCCGTATCCTTCGGGTGATGGTTTACATGTCGGGCACCCGGAAGGTTACACGGCGACCGATATCCTCTGCCGGTTTTCACGGATGCAGGGGAAGCATGTGCTGCACCCGATGGGTTGGGATGCGTTTGGATTGCCAGCCGAGCAGCATGCGATCAAAACGGGTACGCACCCCCGCGATACGACCTATAAGAACATTGACAATTTTCGTCGCCAGTTACAGATGCTCGGATTCAGTTACGACTGGAGCCGAGAAATTTCGACGACGGATGAAGGCTATGTCCGCTGGACGCAATGGATTTTCCTGCAGCTGTTCAAATCCTGGTACGATCCTGAACTCGAATGGACCGGCCCCGATGGGAAAACCCGCACCGGCAAAGCCCGGCCGATTTCTGAACTTCCGATTCCTACAGAAGTGAATTCGGCTGGCGAAGATGCAGTTCGCAAATATCAGGATGAACATCGTCTGGCGTACCAGTCCGATGCCCCCGTCAACTGGTGCCCTGGTTTAGGTACAGTGCTTTCCAATGAGGAGATCACTGCAGATGGCAGAAGTGAGAGAGAAGGCCATCCGGTTGAACGTCGCAAGTTGCGACAGTGGATGTTGCGAATCACTTCGTTTGCGGATCGTCTGTTGAAAGAACTGGATGATCTCGACTGGCCGGAATCGGTTAAGTTATTACAGCGAAACTGGATTGGTAAGAGTGTCGGGGCAGAGGTCGATTTTCTGGTCAAAGGGCTAGAGAGCAGCGACAGTTTCGAGGCTTGGAAATCATCTCGAAAAGAATCGGGCTTTATAAGAACGCCCGAAGAGAATGTTCTGCGAGTTTATACGACTCGTCCGGATACATTATTCGGAGCGACATATATGGTCATTGCGCCGGAGCATCCGCTGGTGGAGGCTCTTTCGACTGCCGACCAGAAAGAAGCAGTCGCGGATTACGTACGCAAGTCGTCTCTGAAAAGTGAGTTGGATCGAACCGACCTGGCTAAAGGCAAGACCGGCGTCTTCAGCGGCAGTTATGCCATCAATCCGGTCAACGGAAAAGAAATTCCGATCTGGATTGCCGATTACGTGCTCATCAGTTACGGGACCGGTGCGATCATGGCGGTGCCGGGGCACGATGAGCGGGATCTTGAATTTGCACGAGCCTTTGACTTGCCAGTGATTCCCGTTGTTCAGCCTCCCGATGAAGATGTTGACCCAATCGGATTTACCGGCTTGGGAACCGCAATCAATTCCGGTGAGTTTGATGGGACACCGACTGCGGAGTTCAAGAAGAAAATTACTGCCGCTTTGAATGCAGACGGGTTAGGCAAAGAAGCAGTCAACTTCCGGTTGCGTGACTGGTTATTTTCACGTCAGCGTTATTGGGGCGAGCCGTTTCCGATTTGGCATGAGTTGAATGCAGATGGCAAACCAACCGGTAATGTGCGAGCAGTTGAGGAATCCGAGTTGCCGGTCCGTCTGCCGGATATGGACGACTTTGCGCCGAAGGGTACACCCGAGCCACCCCTTTCCGCAGCTCCAGAAGAGTGGTTATATCGAACATTGGACGATGGCACGAAACTGCGACGCGAAACGAACAGCATGCCGCAATGGGCGGGGAGTTGCTGGTATTATCTGCGGTTCTGCGATCCGAAAAACAATGAAGCCTTCATCGATGCGGAGAAGGAAAAGTACTGGCTGCCGGTCGATGTCTACATCGGTGGAGCCGAACATGCGGTGCTGCATCTGTTGTACTCCCGCTTCTGGCATAAGGTGTTGTTCGATCTGGGGCATCTGCATTCTGCTGAGCCGTTTCACAAGTTAGTGAATCAGGGAATGATTCTCGGTGAAGCTGAGTTCACCGCTTATCGCGTCGCGACTAAGAGTGCAGTCAGTGATCAACGGGATGAACCATTTGCGGACGATCTGCAACAGAAATGGGTTTCGAGTCGAAATGTTGAAGAGAAGGATGATGAGTTCGTTGAGAAAGAGACGGGAGCGATCCTCGAAGCGGTGTTAATCGATGAAAAAGAGACCACCAAAAAAGGAAACGATTTCATCCTCAAATCAGATGCATCGATTGTTATCGATTCCCGGACTCACAAGATGTCCAAGTCTCGTGGCAATGTCATCAATCCCGATGATATCGTGAACGACTACGGAGCTGATTCGTTGCGTCTCTATGAGATGTTCATGGGGCCGCTCGAACAAACCAAGCCCTGGAATATGTCGGGTGTGGAAGGGGTGTATCGTTTCCTTGGTCGTGTCTGGCGCATGATTGTCGATGAACGCAATGATGACGAAACGGTTCTGCATGCGGACGTTCAGGATGTTGAACTGAATGACGAGCAAACGCGGATGCTGCACAAGACGATCAAAGCGGTAACGGAAGATATCGAAAAATTGTCCTTTAATACCGCCATCAGTCGGATGATGGAATTCACAAATGAATTCAGCAGTCAACAGCCGCGACCGAAGTCGGCAATGATTCCGTTCGTGCAGTTGCTCAATCCGTTTGCACCGCATATTGCTGAAGAACTGTGGCATGTGTTGGGGCAAACAGATTCACTGACTTATTCGACCTGGCCGAAGTTCGATGAGAGCAAACTTGTCGAAAGTGAAATCGAAATTCCTGTGCAGATTAATGGCAAGCTGCGTGCGAAAGTCAAAGTGCCAGCCGAGGCGGATAAAGACACAATGGAATCTGCGGCTAAAGCGGATGAGACGATCGTTCAAATGTTAGAAGGGAAGCAGATCGTCAAAACGATTTGTGTGCCCGGCCGAATGGTGAACTTTGTCGTGAAGGGCTAA
- a CDS encoding lipoate--protein ligase family protein, protein MTTAHLYNDLTPKSGRYNMHTDEWLLTQAIEQQQISLRFYRWEEPTLSLGYFQSRREFHPPVRLKNLPQVERLSGGGAILHDLELTYSIALPASHLISQNPTELYSVAHSAVIKALAEQQIEVAMRGEDQADRNDQFLCFLRGDRHDVLSGEHKILGSAQRRRKGAILQHGSLILGTSEFAPEIPGLQNLTNRQIDLEALTTTLFEKLKPLATTWQMALPVEFK, encoded by the coding sequence ATGACCACGGCACATCTCTACAACGATCTGACACCAAAGTCCGGTCGTTACAATATGCACACCGATGAATGGCTGCTGACTCAGGCGATTGAACAACAGCAAATCTCACTTCGATTTTATCGCTGGGAAGAGCCGACGCTCAGCCTGGGCTATTTTCAAAGCCGCCGCGAATTTCATCCGCCTGTTCGACTCAAAAATCTTCCACAAGTCGAACGGCTTTCCGGCGGTGGAGCGATTCTGCATGATCTCGAACTAACCTACAGCATCGCATTGCCCGCTTCGCATCTTATTTCACAGAACCCGACCGAGCTCTATTCCGTAGCTCACTCAGCCGTCATCAAGGCTCTGGCTGAACAGCAGATTGAGGTCGCAATGCGGGGAGAAGATCAAGCCGATCGTAACGATCAATTCCTCTGCTTTTTAAGAGGTGATCGTCACGATGTCCTTTCGGGAGAACACAAAATCCTCGGCAGTGCTCAACGCCGCCGCAAGGGTGCCATTCTTCAGCATGGCTCCCTCATTCTTGGCACTTCTGAATTCGCTCCTGAAATTCCGGGGTTGCAGAATCTGACGAACCGGCAGATCGATCTCGAAGCCCTTACTACTACTCTCTTCGAAAAGTTGAAACCCCTGGCAACCACCTGGCAGATGGCACTTCCAGTAGAATTCAAATGA